Sequence from the Cucumis sativus cultivar 9930 chromosome 1, Cucumber_9930_V3, whole genome shotgun sequence genome:
GcttcacatttttctttatcttacaaacatttaacaaaaatatagtaaCTTTCAAACTTAACGGGctactttaaattaaatttatcctTGTTTTAGTTGATTTGGGTGGTTAAACACATGTTTTAAGGAGTTTTTGTCACACCTCGATCTATAAGAGAACCAAAATGCAGGAAGTAGTACGGATAGGATGCACTTTAGCTTAAACTTTGCAATTGATCTTATGGCTAAGcttattttcaacttcttttaaactatcaaactaaactcaaaacGCAACAATAGTCAACCTTAAATGCCAAATGCgataaaataacttaattaccAAAACATACACTTTATTAAACGCCTGTTCCTCGAAgatgagatttttaaaatgtaagtctaaaagacttagtgatgttttatgaaatccttttcGCAATGCCCTTTGATAATACATTTTCGTCAAatcataaattccaacacaaaTTAGTTTATCAATAAACACTTCATTTCacaaaacatatcaaaatgTATGTAATCTTTTTACAATAAAGTTAGATCAACTCGTAAATCACATCAATATTCATTTCGCATAAACACCTATTAGTCAATTATTCTTTTCGCCAAGGATTCTGAATCATTCTCTATgcttggtctcattacctAGCATTTAGACCAATGTTTCAACAGCATCCGAAAACATACAGATTTGTCCTTGTTGCTTAAACTGCTAAGCCTTATATGTTCCTTTCAACGCATAAGCCAATTTCTTATCACCATGTAGCCCCGTACACCCCATGGTGGCCTTGACtatttatgtgcacataaaagttaatGCCATCTCAAGAAAACAACTAATGATTTGAGAACCATTTTATAGTATtgaaatcataatcatcaaatcaagctttaacattataaatcatgcttgcaaacatataaactttttatagaaatcacatttgaaacacttgttatttgaattcttctttcaaatcagtaaaaaataatcataataaagtttttaacataaattcattCAAGATAAAACACTCACCACACTATTCCTACTCTTTTTGCAGAGCCTTCTCGCAGAACAAATCGCAGCACTTtaacactttgtttttcttcttctcgcCAAAGCAAAACTGCagcaatttagtttttttttaaaaaaaaatttgtgcTCACTTAATGACCAAgtcttctatttatagagcCCTTAAACTAACTTTGTTATACTTAAACTCTTCTCAGTTCGTCATTTCCTACTTAAAACTCTTCACGTGTAAATCTAATATTAACCCAGCCATGCTTAAATGTTTAATCTTACACATTAACCCCtgtcaaatcaaatttgacattttcttccCTAGACCTTTCGTCTCGCATAACTCCATTCTGCAAATAACTCCAATCACTCAACATAGCTTTCAAAGTTCTCAACgcaataactatttttttctcaagacTTCCTCTCAAATTACCTTCTTAATCGCAAAACttatacttaaccataaaattttttatctcTTGATCATTTCCACGGTTTGATTCAAATGCTAATCTTCTTATCGCGAAGTGTTACTTTAAAACGCCTCTTCTtatccaaaatcaaaattttcaaaacacttaaccatatttttctttttatacttaaattaaaaacaggTCTCACAGTTTTAGCTACTAGTTTTTCATCTTGTAAGCATCTTGCAAACATCTCAcaatttttaaacttcaaaatgacCAATCCTAATTCAATTCTATACTTATTTAGGTAATTTAGGaatgttttctattttccacatgttttaaccaaaattttatctATCACGTAAAGATCTCACAACTTCCAAACTTGAATTGCCTcctaaatcaaaattctacCTTTTTTAGATGCTTTATGGTGATTTCACATAAGTCTTAAGGCATTTTTCACCAGAAGCTTGctaaaacatatttgaaatcactctacattatctttaaaagtcttaaaacatgaaaattattttggggttaaaaaatttaattttggaagtTGCAAGATAGATGATAACttataacttgtagaaatacaagttattgtagCCTTTTAGGTAGAATAATGAAGCCTTAACGCATAAGTTTGGAAGAAAACACgtagaaaaataaaggaattgATTAAGTTGCACATTGCGTGTTACAAAAGAGCTTTATCcctatttattactttttgcttatcttaatacataattttaggcaaaaagaagaagaatagtCATACAATAAAACGTTGGGCAAGGAGACATACGCAACGTTGGGCTTAAAAGGACACCTAGACACAAAGATAgctttattataattaaataaaaagccCATAGTTGTCATGTCACATCATGCCTCGTCTATAAATTGATGCTTCTTCTTCATTGTTCGGTGTGCAAATATTATTCCCAAAGAGCAAGCTTACTTCCTCCATCCTTTCTTGTGTTTTAGGTGAGAGTCTAAAACAGAGAGAGATCCCCTTACTGCTTTCCCTTAATGTTAAAGGCAAAAATCAGAGCCAAAGAGTTTGAGAAATCATAGTCTGTTGCTTGCCTCATTTCtttatattctattttgtaatttatttacatcattacaagaaaataagtatttttcaatGAACAACACATATGTTGAGATAAAAGATATCGGAAGAAAAAAGCTTCTCCCAACGCCATAGAAGCTCCATCGGGAAAGGTTGACAAATCTAACGCCATGCATAACGACGTCGGaagaagtttaaaaattaaaaaaaaattaaactctttCCGATGTCGTTAGTGAAACGTTGAGAAtgaagaaaacttttttcGACGTTGTACTTTACGACATCGGAAATAGGTGGATTGTTCAACGTTTACGAAGTGCGTCAGGAGATCCCCTacatatttgagttttgtatTCACAAAACACagaactcaaattaaaaaaaaaaaaaaaaaaaaaagaggctacgagagagagagaaatcgtTGTTCACTTGTTGTTGTCCGCTCTGTCCACCGCCGCAACTCCCTCCGTCTTCGTCTCTTTCATAACTTCTTGATTGGAGgtaattcaaagttcaaaatcctaaacataaacccctttaaatttgttcttaatttccttttctgtcattgactttcttttattttaggtATCCGAACATTtcttattgatttttgtttttgttatattcaacAGTTTGGAATCTGTTGTAATCACTCTTGATGTTCTTGGCAACCATGGTGAGTTTAGAAGGTAAagtatgattttattttttttgttgtttacttATTGCTTATGGTGTTTTCGTGGTTTGAATTTCTGCATATGTTTGTTTGCACACAACAGCTGCAAAAGAGgaggaagttgaagaagatgatcaaaTTGATGGTTACCAACCAGGAAGATGATAATGATTGgaaggtattttttttaaaaaaatagaggataTCCCGACACACGAGATATAGCGTCGGGATATCTCTTGACATTTTCCGACGTAGAATTGTGTGTATTGAGAAATGTCAAGGGATATCCCGACGCTATATCTCATGCGTCGAGATATCCTCTCTCGACAAATTTTTTCTGACTTCGATCCCGATGCAAACTTATGCGTCGGAAAATCCTTTCTCGACGCTTTTGCAAAAGCATCAAAAGATCctcatttcttgtagtgcattAAGCTAGAATATTAACTCCATAGCCGAAAGGCctaaagtttcatttttataatgttaatgTATTTCTTCTACCATTCTTCCGTATCTCTTTCTCCTCATTGACTGTACATTTAATTGAATAGCTTCACTAACTGATTAGTAGGCTAAGTGGAAGTTCATGGTGGTGACACCAAGCCCACTATAAGTTAATGGAATGTGAGGTGTTAGGCTTCAATGAGTTTAGGCATGCAACAGTTGCATGTTATTAGTCTATTTAAAGACTACTttttcaaatggaaaaaaaacttattggcaatttagtttattatttttaaaaattaaaagaaaactcaccaaaaacaattattttctcgATCTCTTAACTCTTAACCCTAATTCTAACCTttaaattctttctttctctctctcaaatccTTCACTCAATGGGTCCTATAACCCAGTACTAAATTTCAAGAATAACAGGTCAATACCAGTGGTGGTCTGGTTTGAGATAGTGTGAAGATTTGTGTTCAAATTACAAGCCATGAGATGCACGATATTTAGGACATTACTTTTCCAACAGTTGGAATAAAAGGAATATGACCATTTGTGTGGAGTTGTATTGTCTCATGGAAGAACACGTATGTtcataattaactaaattgaAGAAGAGATATAAGCCTcgttgaaaaagtaaaattatatgattttcCCACCTAGAAGAATAGCTAAGGGAACAGGATgataaataatacataaacttTGTTAACCCAATTCGGTGAAACTCACTTACTTCTGGAGAGATTTTATAGCTTAGATAAGGAgattttattaagattcaaaATGAGTATTACACTTCAATAATCTAGAAGGCACTCCCCTAGATTGGTActcttttagtaattttatttactaaaaTACTCAGCCGCACCTTGACTTGTAATTTGAATCTAATGAAGATAGTCATGCTCCCCCTGAACTTGTATTCAAATATCAACGTCTTCTTTATATATCTTATCCTTTAGGTTCTCCctaatttgaataattaaagcCCTTGATTTGAAGCTTCCAattattaaagttttctttaacttttatcTTCATATATAACTCGAATCAGTCTTGAAGAAatcatattcttttcattaaaatacaTCTAAGATGGTAAGGACTTACCTTCGTAAAAATTCTTCTACTGATTGTAGCTTGAAAGCGTCTTGAATCAATGCCTAGAGGAagaatgaatatttttttatagatagaGAATGGATAACTTGAAACCGAAAGAGGAAAAGTAAActttaaagatttttcttttgtttaaaataatctttaaagATTATTGGTCAAGGATCTTGAGAAGTCTTGTTGATgaagtaagaaaaatatgttatataaaaaaatcttcatgAGAAAAGAGAATGCAAACTTATTGATGAAGTGATTAAAAtctcttctttaaaaaatcttcATGCGAGAGAAAGTGCCACCAATTGACGAAACAATCAAATATCCCTAAAAACTTAGtagatatttgttttttatatcaaataattaaaaagaaactaatatattttttatacaaaaccCTCGAATAATCTATAAATATGTCCCTTCTTCAAATGGAATTttatacaacaattttcatgaacactttttttctctcatgaAACTTTCTCTTTCCTTGATAAAGTGCTTTCATTTGAAACATTATATCACAGGAGATAAGTACTTCTACCAGAACTTAGAcgttagaaaataaaattgtcttAAAGAGACAATATAAAGTAGTTGGACTCATATTTCTCCGATATACAagattatgtatttatttatctattttcatttttggtgATACAATCCCTAGCTATAACAATATTAACGtttaaaaaagggaaattacATTAGATAgacaaaaaagttaaaaaaaaaaaaaaacagctcataACACCTCTCTTTTgcatattacaaatttggcAAATATGACGATAATTAAAAGGTAATCTGCTTTtgaatttgctatttttgcaattttaaaaacgtaACTGACATGaactttattatcataattgttttttttttttgttatttttgcaaactcccctttaaaaaatgatatttaacaACGTAACTTTATCAAAGTCAAAATTTATACATAGCATGttataaactattttgaaactCAAACAATAGATAAGTACAATCACACATACTCCTTTTACAAATGAAACAGCTGAGCCAAGCATATACTTCAATACTTGCatacaaaatattgttatttccCTACGTGTTTAAGAGATACATCAAATTTTgagtgttctttttttttttcgatagTACAAATTCACTTCTCTCTTACAATAGGCATCCGAATTAGAACTCTTCAAGAGCAGTAGTGAAGCTAAGAAAATAGAGGAAATAGCTAGCTACCCACAttcatcattaattaattacacaattaaagaattaattttctttttcttgcttAAAATAACCCTAGCCAAaggagggaaagaaaaaaaaaaaaattcagttCTTACCTCTAAAATCCACACCACAAACgccaatcaattttttttatctcaactTCCAATGTTTcaatttattgaaagtttagaacaaaaattaatgGACGTCCTAGAATCAATCATTGGCATTTAGGATTTCTACCAGGACCACCATAGTAGAAGTGAGTGCCCCATTGATCGTTATAGGAGCTCATAATATTGTAACAGTTGGTATTTTCAGCCATGATTGAGATGTCTTGAACACTGCTGAGGCTGTTGTCGCTGTCAACGATCTCGAGGTTCCGGAAGTAGCTGGCTTTGGCAAAGCCATCGTCAGGGAAGTGGCCAGAGCCCATTTGGGTGGAAGTGTGCTGCCCATTGATCCTCGAGTTAACCACTTCCCCACCCCACTCAACCATTGTGGCGTGATCGGCTAAGTGAGTGAATAACTCTGCTGGCCAATACCCAACCAATGTGTTCTCCCCAAATCCCATCCACCAATTCCCCAACTTTGGATCctgttttcaatttaaaataaataactatgattaattatcattattatcgTAACAAGGTTTGCACGTATGTTTTATCTGTATACATACAGAGAGATGTCCATTATTTTAGCATGAATATATAGAATCTATATGTACCTTCCAAATGAGAATGGTAATGTCATATTGACTGCCGGCGATGGAAGAAATGGGAGAAATGGCAGCTCCTATAGCGATTTTGCTGTTTGTTTGTACAAATCCCGAACATAAAAGATTATAGCAACCCGTTGCCTGATATGCATCACTCTGCGTAAAGTAATTCTTAGgtacaatatcaaatttataagattcagtttttttttatttgtatcaatttaaacaaaacaaagaattttattaaattttagaagtggtattaatttaaatctctAACTTGCATAATAATTGGatgaatttaaacttttaattatatattttattttgatacacttatcaaaattgaaatttttatatggGATTGCAATTTCGAGAGCTAATAACATTTTGATTAAATGGTTTATGTATTGAAGGGGAGAAAAACACTATCTATAAACCtaacaattttgaatatttggatttgaaaatatttttaatctaatttttggATAACACCCTGTAAATAGGCAATACCTATAGATCAAGTTGGTCATAATGAGACATGAAACTCATTATCTTAATCAATATCTTGCTTCTAATTTATCATATCGTATCACATGCATTGTTCCTACAAATCTTGCTTCTGCATTTTCTCAaagtcaaataatttttctactatatattaaatgtaCCAGAGATCAAACTTTCAtatcaaacaaattcattGAATTAAAATCACTTTCGGCCCTATTATTTTTACTTGCTTGTGTCgaaaataatctaattatttatataaatgattCAAAGTGACGAAGACTTAAAACTCATTATTCGTTGCATGTGTGAAAGTtgttcaaaatgaaataaagtaaGTTTAAATATGGCATAAacttattattagtttttttaaagtcaCAAATATAAGCATCActcataaaattgaaaaggcCGTGGAAGCTTCCATTAAAGTTATATCGAGTAGacttattattagtttaaagttgatatttgtttgttttgtagtattgttaattaataattttattcctAGAATTCAAAACACAAACTTCGTGATCACTAACGTATATCACCTGTTAATTAAGTTTAGTTGGCtatttgtgttaattattaattttgtttagagATAAAGATTATAGGTTAGTTGGTAGATGAAAATGAgaggaaataaaaatgtttgaaagaGTAGAGATCTTACCGTCCAATATGTGAATAGTCTAGGTCTGCTGTCACCATAAAGCTCCGGACTGACCTGACTAGTAGAATAATCAAAACTTTAGAATATTCAAATAAACCCCAACACTATAAATACACAACATTTAGCAATAtttgactttaaaaaaaaaaaaaggtttacttttcaaatctaaattgcaaaaacaaaataatttaaaagccaaaaaattatatttacaaataataataatttctctcaaaatttCCATTGGTcgatataattaaaaacattacaTTTCTTCCCTCCCAAAAACCTAGTtaaacttttagatttttataaattcgaaaaatgttacatttttatccacaatattagtttataaaagataattgGAAGTGtgtaaatcaaataaaaatggaagagtaatagttaaataataacttgtgaagaagaaatgaaaagaattaattaaagaaaatgaacaaatcaataaaacttCTAGAAAATTGAAGCGGAAAGGAAGGAGGAAGCAAATAAAAAGCTTTGGATTCAACAAACtaataaatcatatatatatgggATTGTGTGGGGGAGGGCgtaggaaatggaaaaaagaaatacctGCCAACCAGCTTCTATGCTGTTGAGATCAGAGCCGTCGAATGATCCCGAGAGGATCCAAATCTGAGAGAGACTGAATTCGTTGACCATTTCAATTGACGGGTCCCACACGTTTATTGTCGCCTTCGCTCCGTACATCTCTTCTGATGATCCAGTGTACGCGATCGcatgctattttttttttttttattattattattttgagtatCATAAGTAAGTATATTATAAGTAAGTATTACACACTTCTAACTTACATCATTCATTttatcattcttcttttacaACACATCTGGTCAGGAGATGGAACTTACCAAACCTACTCAATAATGTTTTAAATCCAATGTCATGCCACTATATCAgttatcaaattaaagttatattattttcatcattatttaattataatgtagaatttcaaaaactatgttaaaatattattgatagataaGCACATGACAGTATTAAAACTGTACCAACCTCAATTACTTTCAAGTTTTGGGATTAGTACTACTTTTGTAGAGTATTGAAACATTACCTCATTTCTCATATTTGCATTAAAATTAGTGACTACACAAATTACTTTGACCAGTCAAAgtaaataattctttttatgctacccatttcaaattttattttcttactgggaatatataaatataaatattatatgtgtataaatattagttagggttaaaaaaaaaactttagtttTAAACTAGCTTTTAAGGTTTGTGATTTAaaagcttttaaattaaaatgttcaCGT
This genomic interval carries:
- the LOC101208882 gene encoding uncharacterized protein LOC101208882; amino-acid sequence: MGTKTGGVSFSISISNLLPFGLIFCFVITQRFTLVCGLNYTYQKHLSSLRLDRIQRHLDSINKPPLLTIQSPDGDIIDCVHKRKQPALDHPLLKNHKIQRGPTEWPKTKVGKENKEEVSERRAGSGALASFQTWRVNGTRCPKGTVPVRRTTVKDVLRSKSLFDFGKKKRPILLDRKIDAPDVVSGNGHEHAIAYTGSSEEMYGAKATINVWDPSIEMVNEFSLSQIWILSGSFDGSDLNSIEAGWQVSPELYGDSRPRLFTYWTSDAYQATGCYNLLCSGFVQTNSKIAIGAAISPISSIAGSQYDITILIWKDPKLGNWWMGFGENTLVGYWPAELFTHLADHATMVEWGGEVVNSRINGQHTSTQMGSGHFPDDGFAKASYFRNLEIVDSDNSLSSVQDISIMAENTNCYNIMSSYNDQWGTHFYYGGPGRNPKCQ